A genomic segment from Deinococcus sp. YIM 77859 encodes:
- the rdgB gene encoding RdgB/HAM1 family non-canonical purine NTP pyrophosphatase gives MRVVVATGNPGKVREIAEALEGLGWQLEGLNGVPLPEETGTTYEENAALKACAAAVATGLPALADDSGLEVSALGGQPGVYSARFGHRSSDLERNLYLLERLRGVQDRRAKFVSVVILAYPDGHLETYRGEVLGTLLEGPRGENGFGYDPLFVPDGDTRTFAEMSLAEKRVISHRGRALAALLQAHRSGPPAREVIRAE, from the coding sequence ATGCGGGTGGTGGTGGCGACCGGCAACCCGGGCAAGGTGCGCGAGATCGCAGAGGCTCTGGAGGGGTTGGGCTGGCAGCTGGAGGGCCTGAACGGTGTGCCCCTCCCCGAGGAGACAGGCACCACCTACGAGGAGAATGCCGCCCTGAAAGCCTGTGCGGCAGCCGTCGCGACCGGCCTGCCGGCCCTGGCGGACGACTCCGGGTTGGAAGTGAGCGCGCTGGGCGGGCAACCCGGCGTGTACAGCGCCCGCTTTGGCCACCGCAGCAGCGACCTGGAGCGCAACCTCTACCTGCTGGAGCGGCTGCGCGGCGTACAGGACCGCCGGGCGAAGTTCGTCTCGGTGGTGATTCTCGCCTATCCCGACGGGCACCTGGAAACATACCGCGGTGAGGTGCTCGGGACGCTGCTGGAAGGTCCGCGCGGCGAGAACGGCTTTGGCTACGATCCCCTCTTTGTGCCCGACGGCGACACCCGGACCTTCGCTGAGATGAGCTTGGCCGAAAAACGGGTGATCAGCCACCGAGGACGGGCGCTGGCTGCGCTGCTGCAAGCCCACCGGAGCGGGCCGCCCGCACGGGAAGTGATCCGGGCGGAATAA
- a CDS encoding MFS transporter — translation MSASSPLTSAGPAAQAVQSTRQSVAAWAITAACLIAFMGIGVVDPILPEIGHQLGATPTQVELLFTTYLGVMAVMTLFAGNIGTRLGRRRVALIGLALIAFFALACGLSGSIPALAVFRGGWGLGSALFTPTALVLLLALIGHAEKAIMRYEAAIGLGMSMGPLLGGVLGSHGWRFPFLGAATLMLLALVAVAAFVRVPESREPVRPVGDVFRAYRRPAFLAVGLTGLLYYFGFFLLLGYTPLFLHLGTLGLGLTFFGWGVLLGLGSTLLVERLLRRLRASRIVTLALAGLTLLFVLLGFAPLASGVKIALVVLSGTLFGLMNALLTTLSVEVAHLPRATATSAYNFLRWLGATVAPVGSGWVAEHLGAPVPYAFGAAAVALAVLIMAFAAHAIDAARTSDPHVH, via the coding sequence ATGTCTGCCTCTTCCCCTCTCACTTCTGCAGGTCCAGCAGCACAAGCGGTTCAGTCCACTCGGCAGAGCGTTGCTGCCTGGGCGATCACGGCGGCTTGCCTAATCGCCTTTATGGGGATCGGTGTGGTGGACCCGATCCTGCCGGAGATCGGACACCAGCTGGGCGCGACACCGACCCAGGTCGAACTGCTCTTTACGACCTACCTGGGCGTGATGGCCGTGATGACGCTGTTTGCGGGGAACATCGGCACGCGCCTGGGCCGCCGCCGGGTGGCTCTGATCGGCCTGGCCCTGATCGCGTTCTTCGCACTGGCCTGCGGGCTCAGCGGCAGCATTCCCGCGCTGGCGGTGTTCCGGGGCGGCTGGGGGCTGGGCAGCGCCCTCTTCACGCCGACCGCGCTCGTGCTGCTGCTCGCGCTGATCGGACACGCCGAGAAAGCCATCATGCGCTACGAGGCCGCCATCGGTCTGGGCATGAGTATGGGGCCGCTGTTGGGCGGCGTGCTGGGCAGCCACGGCTGGCGCTTTCCCTTCCTGGGCGCGGCCACGCTGATGCTGCTGGCGCTGGTGGCCGTCGCCGCCTTCGTGCGCGTGCCGGAGAGCCGCGAACCTGTCCGTCCCGTCGGTGACGTCTTTCGCGCGTACCGCCGTCCGGCCTTCCTGGCGGTGGGCCTCACCGGGCTGCTGTATTACTTCGGCTTCTTCCTGCTGCTGGGCTACACGCCGCTCTTCCTGCACCTGGGTACCCTGGGGCTGGGCCTGACCTTTTTCGGCTGGGGCGTGCTGTTGGGGCTGGGCAGCACCCTGCTGGTAGAACGGCTGCTGCGCCGCCTGCGGGCCAGCCGGATCGTTACCCTGGCGCTGGCAGGGCTGACCCTGCTCTTTGTGCTGTTGGGCTTTGCACCGCTGGCGAGCGGGGTCAAGATCGCCCTCGTCGTCCTGAGCGGCACCCTCTTTGGCCTGATGAACGCCCTGCTGACCACCCTTAGCGTGGAGGTTGCCCACCTGCCGCGCGCCACCGCCACCAGCGCCTACAACTTCCTGCGTTGGCTGGGGGCCACGGTTGCGCCGGTCGGCAGCGGCTGGGTGGCCGAACACCTGGGCGCCCCCGTGCCCTACGCGTTTGGCGCTGCGGCGGTGGCCCTGGCCGTGCTGATCATGGCCTTTGCTGCTCACGCCATCGACGCCGCGCGGACCAGTGATCCGCACGTCCACTAG
- a CDS encoding SufE family protein, which translates to MSDAPPLPEKLQNIVNMFRSAPKPLRLQALLEYSRKLPPLPAKYVEHPEFMKPVPECASPFFLVTERDEQGGVRMHFKVPEEAPTVRGYAGILSEALQGEKPETILNVPDQFYMEMGLTELITPMRLRGMGAILMRLKNDVREHAL; encoded by the coding sequence ATGTCGGACGCTCCCCCCCTTCCCGAGAAGCTCCAGAACATCGTGAACATGTTTCGCAGCGCCCCCAAGCCGCTGCGGCTGCAAGCGCTCCTGGAATACAGCAGGAAGCTGCCCCCGCTGCCCGCGAAGTACGTGGAGCACCCTGAATTCATGAAGCCGGTGCCCGAATGCGCCAGCCCCTTTTTCCTCGTGACTGAGCGGGACGAGCAGGGCGGCGTGCGAATGCACTTCAAGGTGCCCGAGGAAGCCCCCACGGTGCGGGGGTACGCCGGCATCCTCAGCGAAGCGCTGCAGGGCGAAAAGCCCGAGACCATCCTGAATGTGCCCGACCAGTTTTATATGGAGATGGGGCTCACCGAGCTGATCACGCCGATGCGGCTGCGCGGGATGGGCGCCATTCTGATGCGGCTCAAGAACGACGTGCGGGAACACGCGCTATAG
- a CDS encoding magnesium transporter CorA family protein, which translates to MLTYYRSIGGKLQVVGGYVDGCWINATAPTAEELARVSRETGLDLDYLSYPLDPDERSRFEREDGQLLIIMQTSYRLGEDSDIPYDTVPLGILHTDHCLVTVCATENPVVNDVVSGLVRRVSTAKKNRLTLQLFLRNAQRFLIDVRQINKQVDRIEDRMETATRNRELMDLLKLEKSLVYFITGLKANEAMMERVKRDRIFEMYEEDSDLLDDVLIENLQAIEMASIASNILTSMAGAFASVINNNVNQVVKVLTVTTILVAIPTLVTSIFGMNVPLPFQESPEALWIILGIALTLSASLAFLFYRWRVF; encoded by the coding sequence ATGCTGACGTACTACCGCAGCATCGGCGGGAAGTTGCAGGTTGTGGGCGGCTACGTCGACGGCTGCTGGATCAATGCGACGGCCCCTACCGCCGAGGAACTTGCCCGCGTGAGCCGCGAGACGGGCCTTGATCTCGACTACCTCAGCTACCCCCTTGACCCGGACGAGCGCAGCCGTTTCGAGCGCGAGGACGGTCAACTGCTCATCATCATGCAGACCAGCTACCGTCTGGGAGAAGACAGCGATATCCCCTATGACACGGTGCCGCTGGGCATTCTGCACACCGACCACTGCCTGGTCACCGTCTGTGCCACCGAGAACCCGGTGGTGAATGACGTGGTGAGCGGCCTGGTCCGCCGCGTTTCAACAGCGAAGAAAAACCGCCTGACCCTGCAGCTCTTCCTGCGCAATGCCCAGCGCTTTTTGATCGACGTGCGGCAGATCAACAAGCAGGTAGACCGCATCGAGGACCGCATGGAGACAGCCACCCGCAACCGGGAGCTGATGGATCTTCTCAAGCTGGAAAAGAGCCTGGTGTACTTTATCACTGGCCTCAAGGCGAACGAGGCGATGATGGAGCGCGTCAAGCGTGACCGCATCTTTGAGATGTACGAGGAGGATTCCGACCTGCTGGACGATGTGCTGATCGAGAATCTCCAGGCGATCGAGATGGCTTCTATCGCCAGCAACATCCTCACCAGCATGGCGGGTGCCTTTGCTTCCGTCATCAACAACAACGTCAACCAGGTTGTGAAGGTGCTCACCGTGACGACCATTCTGGTGGCCATCCCCACGCTGGTGACCAGCATCTTCGGGATGAATGTGCCGCTGCCCTTTCAGGAGAGTCCCGAAGCGCTGTGGATCATCCTGGGAATCGCCCTCACGTTGTCGGCAAGCCTGGCCTTCCTGTTCTACCGCTGGCGGGTGTTCTGA
- the rplU gene encoding 50S ribosomal protein L21, translated as MFAIIQSGGKQYRVQEGDVVRVESLTGEAGDTLSLTPLFVGGEQVLFGAEAGRFTVQAEIVEHGRGPKIYVRKYKSGIQYRRRNGHRQNYTAIRITGIQG; from the coding sequence ATGTTTGCGATCATTCAAAGCGGCGGCAAGCAGTACCGCGTGCAGGAAGGCGACGTCGTGCGCGTCGAGAGCCTGACGGGCGAGGCGGGCGACACGCTGAGCCTGACCCCCCTCTTCGTGGGCGGCGAGCAGGTTCTTTTTGGTGCGGAAGCAGGCCGGTTCACAGTTCAGGCTGAGATTGTGGAGCACGGCCGTGGCCCCAAGATCTACGTGCGCAAGTACAAGAGCGGCATTCAGTACCGCCGCCGCAACGGCCACCGGCAGAACTACACCGCCATCCGCATTACCGGCATTCAGGGCTAA
- a CDS encoding NTP transferase domain-containing protein, with protein MTQLPAAPWSAVVLGGGDPGDAFAAAHGVPVKALIPVAGEPMALHVLRALRESGRVGRVAYVGPTVPEMAELIDERVTDHGTLLSNLEAGVEALAAAGLAPGERVLVVTADIPLVTGEQLAQVLDAAPAHAALVYPVVRRGDCEKAYPGVQRTYARLREDTFTGGNIFLLDPRLIGQFLPRLREVLAARKAPLKLAGLIGPGILLRLLTRRLTVRELEERVSRILGVPARALVTPHAAIGTDVDKDADLRLAEAHLGARPPLQS; from the coding sequence ATGACCCAACTTCCAGCCGCGCCGTGGAGTGCCGTGGTGCTGGGCGGCGGTGATCCCGGCGACGCCTTTGCGGCCGCACACGGCGTGCCCGTCAAGGCCCTGATTCCGGTGGCGGGGGAACCGATGGCCCTGCATGTGCTGCGCGCCCTGCGCGAGAGCGGACGGGTGGGGCGCGTTGCCTACGTTGGTCCGACCGTTCCCGAGATGGCCGAGCTGATCGACGAGCGCGTAACTGACCACGGCACGCTGCTGAGCAATCTGGAAGCCGGTGTGGAGGCGCTGGCCGCTGCTGGTCTGGCACCGGGAGAGCGCGTGCTGGTGGTGACGGCCGATATCCCGCTGGTGACCGGGGAACAGCTTGCGCAGGTGCTGGACGCGGCGCCTGCACACGCTGCCCTGGTCTATCCAGTGGTTCGCCGGGGCGACTGCGAAAAGGCCTACCCCGGGGTGCAGCGCACCTATGCCCGGCTGCGCGAGGACACCTTTACCGGTGGGAACATCTTCCTGCTGGATCCCCGCCTGATCGGCCAGTTTCTGCCCCGGCTGCGCGAGGTGCTGGCCGCGCGCAAGGCTCCTCTAAAGCTCGCTGGACTGATCGGGCCGGGCATCCTGCTGCGGCTGCTCACGCGCCGCCTGACCGTGCGCGAGCTGGAAGAACGGGTCAGCCGTATCCTGGGCGTGCCCGCCCGCGCCCTGGTCACCCCGCACGCCGCTATCGGTACCGATGTGGACAAGGACGCCGACCTGCGCCTGGCCGAAGCGCACCTAGGGGCACGGCCCCCCCTTCAATCCTGA
- a CDS encoding ferredoxin — translation MPHVITSPCIGVKDQACTEVCPVECIYDGGDQFVIHPDECIDCGACVPACPVSAIFPEEDVPAGEEEFIVKNRAFFGL, via the coding sequence ATGCCTCACGTCATCACCAGCCCCTGTATCGGTGTCAAGGATCAGGCCTGCACCGAAGTCTGCCCAGTCGAGTGCATCTACGACGGCGGCGACCAGTTCGTGATTCACCCTGACGAGTGCATCGACTGCGGCGCCTGCGTGCCCGCCTGCCCGGTGAGCGCGATTTTTCCCGAGGAGGACGTGCCCGCGGGCGAGGAAGAATTCATCGTCAAGAACCGCGCCTTTTTCGGGCTCTAA
- a CDS encoding helix-turn-helix transcriptional regulator produces MQPLPPIVLDDPPGKVLHLDLAGQVVLTRTRGLPYLWDVLERSPLGLLVQEALDPRHVHAILERLDLQQGKFFYLGPALAYLPLTPCERRALRMIAFGLSNAEIASRIGTKTSTVHTQVSAVLAKLGVNSRHAARDLYWGYPSSPLSRQLTTSPPQG; encoded by the coding sequence ATGCAGCCCCTCCCCCCCATCGTGCTTGACGATCCGCCGGGAAAGGTTCTGCACCTGGACCTCGCGGGACAGGTCGTTCTGACGCGTACCCGGGGGCTGCCCTACCTCTGGGACGTGCTGGAACGCAGCCCCTTGGGCCTCCTCGTTCAGGAGGCCCTTGATCCCCGCCACGTTCACGCCATCCTTGAGCGTCTGGACTTGCAGCAAGGCAAGTTCTTCTACCTGGGGCCAGCACTGGCGTACTTACCGCTGACCCCCTGCGAACGCCGCGCCCTGCGGATGATCGCCTTCGGCCTCAGCAACGCCGAGATCGCCAGCAGGATCGGCACCAAAACCAGCACGGTCCACACCCAGGTCAGTGCAGTGCTCGCCAAACTGGGCGTGAACAGCCGTCACGCGGCCAGGGATCTCTACTGGGGCTACCCGTCTTCCCCCTTATCTAGACAACTAACGACGAGTCCTCCCCAGGGCTGA
- a CDS encoding response regulator transcription factor yields the protein MRLLLVEDDPRIAGPTLEALREAGYAATWRQTGPEGLEEALLGEYPLIVLDVMLPGMDGFEIARELRSAGSEAAILFLTARGELEDRVQGLDLGGDAYLVKPFAVPELLATLRALTRRERGAPSPRVTFAGGRGVLDTVARVVTWDGAEVAVTGREYALLEVLALAPDRWFTREELLDRVWGPDFGGEARIVDVYVRYLRRKLAPEAVSSERGRGYRVER from the coding sequence ATGCGGCTGCTGCTGGTCGAGGATGATCCCCGCATCGCCGGGCCCACGCTGGAGGCTCTGCGGGAAGCAGGGTACGCAGCGACGTGGCGGCAGACGGGTCCAGAGGGATTGGAGGAAGCTCTGCTGGGCGAATATCCCCTGATCGTGCTGGACGTGATGCTGCCGGGTATGGACGGCTTCGAGATCGCGCGGGAACTGCGCTCGGCGGGGTCAGAGGCGGCCATCCTCTTTCTGACGGCACGGGGCGAGCTCGAGGACCGGGTGCAGGGCCTTGACCTGGGGGGAGACGCCTACCTGGTCAAGCCCTTTGCCGTGCCGGAGCTTCTCGCCACGCTGCGGGCCCTCACGCGGCGCGAGCGGGGGGCGCCGAGTCCGCGCGTCACCTTCGCGGGGGGACGCGGGGTGCTGGACACCGTGGCCCGCGTGGTGACCTGGGACGGGGCGGAGGTGGCCGTGACCGGGCGGGAGTACGCCCTGCTGGAGGTGCTGGCACTCGCGCCCGACCGCTGGTTTACCCGCGAGGAGCTCCTCGACCGGGTGTGGGGGCCCGACTTCGGTGGCGAGGCCCGTATCGTGGACGTGTACGTACGCTACCTGCGCCGCAAGCTCGCCCCCGAGGCCGTGAGCAGCGAGCGGGGGCGGGGGTACCGGGTGGAACGGTGA
- a CDS encoding HAMP domain-containing sensor histidine kinase, translated as MRLTLRARLALWAALATALAVALVAAGLFFAVNGFLFAAQRDRLAGAVGAVQARVEAALGRGEDLLGALLGVQGTLAPADLEAILEADPQTRNLDVRLLTVRGGEVRAVSTRRFPEGIPPDLPPGTYRAGDRLVAVRVLAGGRAALTVATDARALGEARAAFGRALLVLLPLALALSLGLGWTVAGRLLRPVRLLEEAAREIGAGGELRRPVPGAGEGDELARLALTLQETFARLADARDRERDFLRAAAHDLRSPLAALTARVDATLARDRDAARYRLELREIGTDIARLSALAHHLLLLARDPAALTREPVPLRDLAADAVDRARELQPEADVDLIAPHAVTVAGDRVLLGQAIWNLTANALLHAPGAAVTVTVTSDGAGGGLVEVRDDGPGVDAAILSRLGEAFYRPDASRASGTGGHGLGLALVRRAADLHGGALRLASAPGAGFTATLHLPARPAPGEVLRSPA; from the coding sequence GTGCGCCTGACGCTGCGTGCCCGGCTGGCTCTGTGGGCAGCCTTGGCGACGGCACTAGCGGTGGCCTTGGTGGCGGCTGGCCTGTTTTTCGCGGTCAATGGCTTTCTGTTTGCCGCGCAGCGGGACCGGCTGGCTGGGGCGGTGGGGGCGGTGCAGGCGCGGGTGGAGGCGGCCCTAGGCCGGGGAGAGGACCTGCTGGGGGCACTGTTGGGCGTCCAGGGAACACTGGCTCCGGCGGATCTGGAAGCCATTCTGGAGGCGGACCCACAGACCCGGAATCTGGATGTGCGGCTGTTGACGGTGCGGGGGGGAGAGGTGCGTGCGGTGAGTACTCGGCGCTTTCCGGAGGGGATCCCGCCCGATCTTCCTCCCGGGACGTACCGAGCAGGTGACCGGCTGGTCGCGGTGCGGGTGCTGGCGGGCGGGCGAGCAGCCCTCACGGTGGCGACGGACGCGCGGGCGCTGGGCGAGGCGCGGGCGGCTTTTGGGCGGGCGCTGCTTGTGCTGCTGCCCCTCGCGCTGGCTCTGTCCCTGGGACTGGGCTGGACGGTCGCGGGGCGACTGCTGCGGCCGGTACGCCTGCTGGAGGAGGCGGCGCGGGAGATCGGCGCCGGGGGAGAGCTGCGGCGGCCGGTCCCCGGTGCGGGCGAGGGGGACGAGCTCGCGCGGCTGGCGCTGACCCTGCAGGAGACGTTTGCGCGGCTGGCCGATGCCCGCGACCGTGAGCGGGACTTCCTGCGGGCGGCGGCGCACGACCTGCGCAGCCCCCTGGCGGCCCTTACGGCACGGGTGGACGCCACGCTCGCCCGCGACCGCGACGCCGCACGGTACCGCCTGGAACTGCGCGAGATCGGCACAGATATCGCCCGACTCTCGGCGCTCGCCCACCACCTGCTCCTTCTGGCGCGTGATCCGGCGGCCCTGACCCGGGAACCGGTGCCGCTGCGCGACCTGGCGGCAGACGCGGTCGACCGAGCGCGCGAACTCCAGCCCGAAGCAGATGTGGACCTGATTGCCCCGCACGCTGTGACGGTGGCGGGTGACCGTGTGCTGTTGGGGCAGGCGATCTGGAACCTGACGGCAAATGCGCTACTCCACGCACCCGGTGCGGCCGTGACCGTGACCGTGACGAGTGACGGGGCGGGCGGCGGTCTGGTAGAGGTGCGGGACGACGGCCCCGGTGTGGATGCAGCCATCCTAAGCCGCCTGGGTGAGGCCTTTTACCGCCCGGACGCCAGCCGGGCCTCTGGAACCGGGGGGCACGGCCTAGGCCTCGCGTTGGTGCGCCGCGCGGCCGACCTTCATGGCGGCGCGTTGCGGCTGGCGAGCGCCCCCGGAGCGGGCTTTACGGCCACGCTGCACCTTCCCGCCCGGCCCGCGCCGGGAGAAGTGCTACGCTCTCCCGCATGA
- a CDS encoding sulfurtransferase: protein MEYAKDVLVSTEWVAQNLNQEGIRLIEVDEDILLYDTGHIPGAVKIDWQQDFWDPVMREFIQPEQLQALLGRLGLKPEDTIILYGDKSNWWAAYAYWFLSYNGVGNLKLMNGGRQKWVAEGRELTTEVPTFEPTQYPPLRRDESLRAYRDEVKAHIEAVRAGQGAMVDVRSPDEFSGKVTHMPNYPQEGVLRGGHIPGARNIPWARATNEDGTFKSAEELRALYEGEGVTPDKDVIAYCRIAERSSHSWFVLRELLGYPRVRNYDGSWTEWGNAVGMPIEKTYQEA from the coding sequence ATGGAATACGCAAAGGACGTGCTGGTCAGCACCGAGTGGGTGGCCCAGAACCTCAACCAGGAGGGCATCCGCCTCATCGAGGTGGATGAGGATATCCTGCTGTACGACACCGGCCATATTCCCGGCGCCGTGAAGATCGATTGGCAGCAGGATTTCTGGGACCCGGTCATGCGCGAGTTTATCCAGCCCGAGCAGCTTCAGGCGTTGCTGGGCCGCCTGGGGCTTAAGCCGGAGGACACCATCATTCTCTACGGCGACAAGAGCAACTGGTGGGCCGCCTATGCGTACTGGTTCCTCAGCTACAACGGGGTAGGCAACCTCAAGCTGATGAATGGTGGCCGTCAGAAGTGGGTTGCGGAAGGCCGTGAACTCACCACCGAGGTGCCGACCTTTGAACCCACCCAGTATCCGCCTCTTCGCCGGGACGAGAGCCTGCGCGCCTACCGTGACGAGGTCAAGGCCCATATCGAGGCGGTGCGGGCGGGCCAGGGCGCGATGGTGGATGTCCGCAGCCCCGACGAGTTCTCCGGCAAGGTCACGCACATGCCCAACTACCCACAAGAAGGCGTGCTGCGCGGTGGCCACATTCCCGGCGCGCGCAACATCCCCTGGGCGCGCGCTACCAATGAGGACGGCACCTTTAAGAGCGCCGAGGAACTCCGGGCGCTGTACGAGGGCGAGGGCGTGACCCCGGACAAGGACGTGATCGCCTACTGCCGCATCGCGGAACGCTCCAGCCACTCCTGGTTCGTGCTGCGTGAGCTGCTGGGCTATCCCAGGGTCCGCAACTATGACGGCTCGTGGACCGAATGGGGCAACGCAGTGGGGATGCCCATCGAGAAGACGTACCAGGAAGCCTGA